One window of the Sparus aurata chromosome 7, fSpaAur1.1, whole genome shotgun sequence genome contains the following:
- the nsun5 gene encoding 28S rRNA (cytosine-C(5))-methyltransferase, with translation MALYLKAAEILEKAEMKQAALKTLVYDSKFVNIKQLFALVCETQKFSSVLQEIIESTKLLKQTKLRMHMAMVLVYDLVIGQGLKCGGSWKTMMMKHRPRLQAALARMKVKQKVSKNEDLLPDRLKVLPGGRLPRYVRVNTLKTTVEDVVDYLKRDGLTYLGQASRLDDLTLKEKQFVKDIHLPELLVLSPKTDFHDHFMYKAGHIILQDKASCLPAYLLNPPPGSHVIDACAAPGNKTSHLAAIMKNKGKLFAFDLDAKRLATMSTLLLRAGVTCQQLANQDFLKLDPDSPQYKDVEYILLDPSCSGSGMVCLRDDASSADQEKTQARLASLASFQLRCLNHALRFPRLKRIVYSTCSIHSQENEDVVAACLQQNPNFRLVPLLSQWPERGLEPLTQCLRASTSKTRTHGFFVALLEKHSEAGNKKQEPVAQISDVEAAPHSDVEAAPHSDVEAAPHSDVEAAPHSPSTCEKRSAAAEEDESEASEADEKPTPAATEQADSTPGKRKRKRKRKKNKKNKKAATVE, from the exons ATGGCTCTGTACTtgaaagccgctgagatcctGGAGAAAGCCGAGATGAAGCAGGCAGCTCTGAAAACTCTGGTGTACGACAGCAAATTTGTGAACATCAAGCAGCTGTTCGCTCTGGTTTGTGAGACCCAGAAGTTTTCCTCCGTCCTGCAGGAGATCATCGAGTCCACCAAGCTGCTCAAACAGACCAAGCTGAGGATGCACATGGCCATGGTGCTGGTGTACGACCTGGTGATCGGCCAGGGGCTCAAGTGCGGTGGATCCTGGAAGACTATGATGATGAAGCACCGGCCCAGGCTGCAGGCGGCTCTGGCCCGCATGAAGGTGAAGCAAAAGGTCAGTAAGAATGAAGACCTGCTCCCGGACCGCCTCAAAGTGCTCCCAGGGGGTCGGCTGCCCAGGTATGTGCGTGTGAACACCCTAAAGACCACTGTGGAGGATGTTGTGGACTACCTGAAGAGGGACGGCCTGACCTACCTGGGACAGGCCTCCAGGCTGGATGACTTGACCCTGAAGGAGAAGCAATTTGTGAAAGACATACACCTGCCAGAGCTGCTGGTCCTCTCTCCTAAAACAGACTTCCATGACCACTTCATGTACAAGGCCGGTCACATCATTCTGCAGGACAAAGCCAGCTGCCTCCCCGCCTACCTCCTCAACCCACCACCTGGCAGCCATGTCATCGATGCCTGCGCCGCCCCAGGCAACAAAACGAGCCACCTGGCAGCCATCATGAAGAACAAGGGCAAGctgtttgcttttgatttgGATGCCAAGCGTCTGGCCACCATGTCGACTCTCCTGCTCCGGGCTGGGGTCACCTGTCAGCAGCTGGCCAATCAGGACTTCCTGAAGTTGGATCCTGACAGCCCGCAGTATAAAGATGTAGAGTATATCCTGCTGGATCCATCCTGCAGTGGATCAG GTATGGTGTGTCTTAGAGATGACGCCTCCTCTGCTGACCAGGAGAAGACTCAGGCTCGCTTGGCGTCCTTGGCCTCCTTCCAGCTGCGGTGCCTGAACCACGCCCTCAGGTTCCCTCGGCTGAAGCGCATTGTCTACTCCACCTGCTCCATCCACAGCCAGGAGAACGAGGACGTCGTAGCGGCCTGTCTGCAGCAGAACCCCAACTTCAG GTTGGTTCCTCTGCTGTCTCAGTGGCCTGAACGAGGCCTGGAGCCGCTCACTCAGTGTCTGCGTGCCAGCACCAGCAAGACCCGCACACACGGCTTCTTCGTGGCTCTGCTGGAGAAACACAGTGAGGCTGGTAACAAGAAGCAGGAGCCTGTAGCACAGATAAG CGACGTGGAGGCGGCACCACACAGCGACGTGGAGGCGGCACCACACAGCGACGTGGAGGCGGCACCACACAGCGACGTGGAGGCGGCACCACACAGCCCGTCCACCTGTGAAAAGAGATCTGCAGCCGCCGAAGAAGACGAGTCTGAAGCTTCAGAGGCGGACGAGAAACCGACACCTGCGGCAACAGAACAGGCTGACAGCACACCTggcaagaggaagaggaaaaggaagaggaagaagaacaagaagaacaagaaggcAGCAACAGTGGAGTGA